The segment AAATCTTAAAATTCATATTGGAAAATCTTAAAATTCATATTGGGGTTAGCGAAGTGTAATCTGATACAGGTTTATAAACACGGCGTCGTCTGTCTTCCCGTCTTCTAGCACAAGTCTAAGTACTTTCCTCCACTCTCCCCACCTTTGCAAGAAAAACGCAAAACTCGCTATGTCTGCTGAATCAGCCAGCGCTCCCTAACGGACAGGtgaactaattattaattttgtagattttatatttatgtgtgGTTAaggaattttaattttatgtgtatgAATGATACACATAAAATTAGCCAGCGCTCCCTAAGGGACAGGtgaactaattattaattttgtagattttatatttatgtgtgGTTAaggaattttaattttatgtgtatgAATGATATTTAAGGTTCTATCTATTGAGAATTTTGAAACTTTGGTTCTTTTGATttgatatgatttttatttgatCTTATGGATTCTCTCTTGAATTTGATTGTtgtgtttgattatttttttcagGTTGATTTGCTAGATTTTATTAACTGCTCTGGTGTTGAATATCTCAACCAAAGCTCAAGTCACTCCTTGTCCAATGCTCTCAAGAAGGTTAGAAACTGGATTGATATTAAATATGTTTGGAAATACTGGCACATCTCAATGGAACCTGAATGTTTGAATTGTTTGATTATGTTCATGAACATAGGGTTATAGAGAAAGCTAGAAAGCGATGCTGATGAACAACGTCTAATCTAAATTCCTTTTAACCAAGTTGTTAAAACTACATTCTTTTGCTATAGAAGGCCCTGAAGAGGAAGAGTAAcgttttaaaagattttatttattgaaagtATTACATGTGTTTGTGATTTTAGTATTAAGATTAGTGTTTTTGCTtacttatttatataaactATCAGGTCCTAAAACCGTGAAGTTTTCTCAAACAAAGAACACATGTGCGGTAATGTGATTCTCTTCTTATTTCTATCTAATTATCATGATTATTGTGTTAGTAGCTCTCAAACCTCTTTAAGGCAGCAATGTCAATGATTTTCCACCAAGTGACACCGCTGAACTAACTGAAGAAAACCTTATGGTGAGAACTCTAACTTTTATTCATTTAATGACATGTTCTGGGCATCTGTCTTGAGACGTCTTTGTTGCAATCCATTTACAGGGAAAACCGGTGGTCCTTAAATATGTTAAACTTCAGAACGTTCGCAGGGTAAAGGCTTTTTTACCATGTTTTATTATACTTGCTCGAGATACCTTTATCTACTTGATTCTTTAGCTTGACGATCTTCATTGAAGACAGCAGCAACCAACCAATCTGGTTCTGAGCTCACAAAGGTTCAGAAGATTTTATTACTAGATAAACAAAaagagtgatgatgatgatcactttgatttctttcttctgttgttggtttctttccttttttcactttttgaactttttttttttttttggctcaacaACAACTTTCTATTACTCCAAACTCAGTTTCATACAATTGGTTTATCAGCCTCAATACATGAAATCAACCACATAGTAGGCACCATAGAATATAACTTAGGGACAAAGGACGTAAACGTTGAATTCTCTATTGTCATTTGAACTTTTTGAACTTTTAAATTTGAACTTTCTATTGTCATTTAGTGGTAGCAAATCGAGGCAAAAAAACCTCTAAATTTTTTACTGGGAAACACAAATGCTACATTACATCGCGTTTCCAAGTCCcaatagaaagaaaaagaataaagatCCACATTAAGACAACAAAAACtgacacaaaaacaaaacaaacttagtttTGTGTCAAATCTATAGCTCTCAGACATAGGATGCAAACTATCTGCAACCAACTTGAGTTTCCCTTGAGTTAAATCTCCTGCAGCAAAAAAAcctctaaatttttttactggGAAACACAAAGGCTATTGTCACAAAAACCAACAAAAACtgacacaaaaacaaaacttagtTTTGTGTCAAATCTATAGCTCTCAGACATAGATGCAAAGTTGCAAACTATCTGCAACCAACTTGAGTTTCCCTTGAGTTAAATCTCCTGCAGCAGAACCGTTTACTTCCACCACTGTACGGCTCACTCTCTGTTTACACTTCTCCCAATCTCCTGCAGCAGAACCGTTTACTCCCACCACTGTACGGCTCACTCCCTGTTTACACTTCTCCCAATCTTCAACACGTTGCCAACAAAGCTCTACCTCCAGTGGCTTCCTTCCATTCCAAGAAAAGCCaccctacaaaaaaaaaacattagaaaaGCCTTTGaaaattagaaacaaaaaaaaaatgaaaaatctttTGAAAGTAAATCATTTAACATAGAaaaagtgtttaaaaaaatgaattagaaacaaaaaaaaatgaaaaagctTTTGACAATTAGAAAGCTGAATGAACAAATTgtgaaaaacaaaaagaacattGATATCTCTAACGATCAAAAAGACTGGAGTCATGTTCGATTAATTTCACAATATCTAATTCAACTTTTCTAATTAATCATACAAAAACATTggaaaaacaaaagtttttatcaaaaaaaagtttagaaacaaaaacatgaaaaaaacatttgaaaattaattagaAAGCTAAATGTAGgaaatattttgaaagaaattatttatatttaaagtatAAAACCGATTTTATAATGAAGGGAAAAAATTGTATGTAAATAAAATTCTAAGAAAAGAAaggaataataaaaaattgaagaaCGTATAGTAGAAGAAATCAGAAAAAGggccaaaagaaaaaaaaaatagagagagaaGAGATCATATCTTAACGAAAGAGGAGGCTTTGGTGATTGCTGTCATCGTAGTTGGTGGCCACtcgttgatgatgatgatgatgacagtTCACAAACTCTGCCCACCCGAATGAAATAAACcgatgaagaagaaagctttgaACAGGAGTCTGCAAAACCGAGAGACGCGGAACATAGCAGTCTTAAACCGAGGAGTGTTTGTCGATCGCCAGGACGTGTGGAGGTTTGTTGCGGGGAAGAAAAGGACGGTGTTGAAAGAAGAAGGCATCGTGTTCTCGCTGAGGTAAGGGCTTTAAGAATGGAAGATGAAGCTTCTGTATCAAGTAATCAAAGAAtaatagaagaagaaaatggataTAGTGATTTTGGTGTGTTGTCGAGACATTGTTTGAGAAGAAGAATATGAATTTTGTTGGTGTCTGTGTGTTGTATTTATAGAGTAGAAATATAGCCGTTACCCttactccaaaaaaaaaacaaatatagcCGTTACCCCTTTTTCATACACAACGGTAACAAATATAGCCGTTAAACAGAGTCttctaattaataaaaattataaaattttatttcaaatattttttagttatctGTCATAGTTCGTCTTTATCTCCAAGAAAAACAAGTATAGCCGTTACATTTTTTCATACACAACGGTAACAGATATAGCCGTTAAACAGATTCttctaattaataaaaaatcgaaaattttatatcaaataacttttatttatcTGCTGTTATAGTTCGTGTTTATCTCCAATACGGTTAAGCATTTCGAATTGTCCGGTTaagctattattattatttttttgtcaccGGTCAACTTATTCGATTTGTGAGTTTTGTTTACTCAGAAATCAAACAAGTATTAAAAGGGGAATAACAAGCCCAGGGAAGGCCTCCACGTCAGATGATTAAATCGACCAAtgggattgttttttttttccatgtcAGACTTGCTTTCATTTCCGATTGGGCTTTTGTGTTTTGTAGGTCTGTTTCGAAATTTTTTAGGCCCAGTAAGCCCAATTATCAAACAATCGCCTCCACCCTGTCACAACCGCGATCTTTTCATTTTCCCTTTGTGCAATCCCTAATCTCCTGAAACCTTTGCTCTTCTTTTCTCTGTCGATCATCAAACCTTTCCTATTCCTTCTTTCCGTTCCGTTTCGCGATCTGAACGACGACCATTCAAGACAGCCTTCActtcttttctctcattaatGGACTCTCTTATGTTTTGTCCCTCTGTTTTTTCATATAAAACACAAAATCAAGGTTTTATTTCGATCCAACTTCGTTCTAAATTCTCTCTACCACACTGCAATGAGTTCCAACGGAAAGTCCATGGTATCTGGTACCTCCAAGTCGGAGAAACCAAAAGGCGCTGCCGCTAACTCCTTTCCGGACACGACCAAGCCCATCGCTGCAACCTCTTTCTCTTCAGACCTCTCCATCGGCTCTCCCCTCTCGAAGAAAGACAAAGTCGATTCGTCGGACTCCTCTTCCAGACTGACGAAATCCAGCTCCAACACCGGTGTCTCTTCCGGTGTCTCGATCGGCCGTCCTAATCCGAAGACATCTACTGGTAATAACCCATGTCGTTTCTTTTTCCAAATTTTGATCTGTTATTTGTAATATCTATGGTAATTTGTATGTTATATCTAGCGGatgttttgtttagttttgtctatgatttttaaaaacaaaaattctttGTTCAGATATGGATGTTTTGCTTTAGTTTTCTCTatgagttttttattttaattcattcaATCTAAAACCGGTATTCTTTGTTAAGATATGAAACGTTTCTTcatgttttttagtttttgtctctgtgtttttttttgtgttttagtCACTTGATTAGTCAAGTGATATGGAACGTTTCTTCATGTTTTTTAGTCAAACTCCGAACCTGTCCATCATGTAGATTCTTCTTCTACTACAACTGTATCTTAGTCAAGTGATTCTACTTCGCTGGGGATTCGTGAGCCAGTTTATGAGGTTCTTATGAATTGTTTCTTTATCCCATTGCATGTCTCAGAGATATTGTTTCTTTATCACAGAACAGAGACTTCTTTACTTTTAGTGTCTGAATCGCTTTGTGTTTTTTAATTACTCGAACTAAACAAAGGTTATAAAATTTTGCTATTCCTAGATTTAGCTTCTAAAAAACACCATCATGTATCTCTTTGATAGGATTAGTCGGCAGTGGTTTAGGGTACTTGAATCTTTTTTGACTATGTTAAGATACAGTCCGTTTGatcaccaaaaagaaaaatatttagtttttggtttgaGTTTCAAGACGTCTTTAACTCTCTTTATTTAAAGACACGTATACTCCTACCTGATTTTGTTGATGGCAACGCCTATGTTTGTCTACAGGCATGAGAGGCAAAGGCGCTGTCTCATCTGTCAACAAAGGGAAAGCCATCGTCACCGCCAACGGTGGAGAAGTGATCACTTTCAGACATGCGAAATTCGGTCCGCATGAACGCGAAGTGAGGTTCCGGTTGATCCACTATTGGGAAGCTCGAAATATCAAGACAAAGGTGCTGATCGGTGTCGAAATGCTGCTCATTGATGAAGAGGTATGACCGTTGCTCGCTATTATCTTTCTGTTCATTTTTGTTGGTTCATTTCGGTTTAAACATCTTCAAAAAGTTTGTCTACTTTTAAGAGATTTCCTGTCTAGCTTATCTTATTCAGTCTTTTCAATGCTGTCCACAGGAAACTGTCATCCAGGGCTTCATCCCAGCTGGGAAGGTAGATACTTATCTGCCACACATGAAGGCTGGTGGCCTTTATAGGCTCCACAACTTCTTCGGGTCCTACAACAAGGAACTCTATCGAGTGGCCGATCCAGACTTCACAATCACCTTCACAACGACTTCTGTCCTCACTGACCTGGATGACAGTTCGGTTTGTATCCCTGAGGACCATTTCCGATTCCACGGATATGCAGAGTTCGAGGCTGCCTGCGACCTGAAAGGGGATCTTTATGGTAAGTTCCCTCACTTCAATTTCTTTATATTAGTTGTTCTTTCATATCGAGCAAATCTATTTTCTTCTTTCCCATATATATGCAGAGTCTGTGTAGTGTGTAACCTTAGATGATGTGCTTCGTTCAATCTAATATATTCATAACCATTTGGCTACGTTTGGCTAGGATTATGTCCTGTTCCAGTATTAAATGTAGATTTCATTGCTGGGTTTATACAGTATCAAGTATTGAGTTTTGTTGTCTTGTTCAGATTGTATTGGGCATATCAAACTTGTGAATGGCCAGGTTCTCGGCGACAGTCTCCTGATAGATGTCACCGAGATAGCTTCTACCGCCGAGTTCAGCTTCATGTTCAAACACATGAGTAAGCTACACCATAAATTTTTTTACATACATATTTTGTCACTCTTACCACACCAATATTTGATGTTCCAGTGGTCCGGTGATGAAGCTGTACCTGTGGGACGAGGCTGCCCTACGCTTTGGTGAGAAATTCAAAGCATCTGGAGGAGCTGCAAGAGTGGTTTTAGTGACCACTTTAAACCCGAAACGATTTGGTTTTGGAGGTTCGTAATATAACctttttatattgtttgagaAGTAACTTAGTCTGGTCAATAATAGATTAGCTTTGCGTGATAGAACTACAATGGATTGGATTAGGCGCTTATTAGGTGTGATATATTTGAATCGTCTGTGAGAAATATTGAGATGTACACAACTCTATATCTCATTTTACATTAAAGTTTTGCCTCTGTCTAATACAATTGTGTCTGTTATAGGTGGTGCCCTAGGTCTCTCTACTATGACGTCATCCCGTGTATTCCTTGACAACGATATTCAGGAAACCCGTGATTATCTCTCTTGGTAAGCCTGTCtgtattaaaatatagttaGACCAAGATTGTAACTGATATTTGGGCATTGACTTCAGGTTGAACTCAAACTTAGCTGTTGCTAACCGAGTAGATGCAGCCGTTGTTACCAAGCCTGAGTCAGTGACCATAGGCGAGCTATTCTCTTATATGAAGCATGCCGATGCAAAGGTAGTTCACAACCAATGGATAACACAGTCGTTTTTATAGTCTTAGTTtctcaaatacattttaaaatgttttgcaGGTTGCTTGGTTTGAGTGCATAGCAACCATTGGTGATATTGTGCATGGTTCAGCATGGTATTACATAGGGTGTGGTGGATGCCACACTAAGGCCATCAAAGGTGCTACCACACTAATGTGTAAAAAATGTGGGAAAAGTGATATTGTTGGTGTTGCACAGTAAGTTAATCAGTTTATTAATACTCATACTTCCAATATATTCATTGCTAATTTGCTTTTGAAACAGGTACCTAGCGAAGATATCTGTGTATGACAATGCCGACCAGGCTGTCTTTGTGCTCCTTGGCGCTGCTGGGCAAGAGTTGACTGGAAAGAAAGCTTCTGAGTTGGTTGAGAGTTATTTCGAGGTAATTAAAAACCTGACTGCCTTGCTTATTTAAGTTTGTGTTccctaatatattttaaaatgtatagtGACAAATGTTTAAATGTATGTCAGGCCAATGAGAATGTAGGTTCTAATGACTTGGTTCCGGTTCCTCAAGCTCTAATTGGTACCATAGGACAGTCTCGCAAGTTCattgtgaagatatcagagcACAACTTGACTGGCAAGACACAAACCTTGACTGTGACAAAGGTGCTTCCTATAGAAGATCCAGAGGATGAAAGTGATTTAGCAGAAGCTGTGGCTCTACCAGATGCCAATGAATCGTTGCAGAAGGGAGTTTCTGAGAGTGGTCCATCCGCAGGGTATGGAGAGCCTGGCGGTGAGGGGGTGAAAAGGTCTGGTGATGAAGTTGATGTGGAAGAGCACAAGAGGGCCAAATGTGGCTAAGATATGTGGTTCTGTGGTTACCAAAACtctatgttctgttttttttttcattttcagacATCATCTTTGCAACATTTAACTGCTTTCTTTTAATCTCTGGTTGTTAAACTTTCTGTTTAATGGTTTTTATCCAAGATCGAATTTTTATAATCTTAGTGTCGTTGTTTCTCATGCTTTTCTTGCTTCACTATTTACTTGCAGTGATATATTAAATAGAAACTGTTATAACTATTCTTGAATGAAAGAACTTCTTTCTTATTAAGTCTGTTACGAGTGTTATGTCAACTACGATGCTCTCTATAATTTATTTCTTCTTAGAGTTCATATGttgttttttctcttcatcttaaaataaaaaaaaagattttgacaTGTAGATGAAAGAATTAGTTGAGGTAGCACTCCTCtgtcaaaaatattttgattaaaaataaaacaccaAATGCGGCATTTTGTTTCTCCTATTCAAGTATTTCGGATTAATCAATTCAAAATTTCCAGGACTGTTTTCAAGATGAAACCGTACACATGAGAAAGATAAAGCTGTGTGCATCAaccaatataaagaaaaaaaaattaaagagttaTAACAACAATTTCATTAACTGTGGATAGTAAAAACAACCGTGTAACTTACAAACGTTAcgaaaaaactgaaaaaactGAAAATCCATTAACCTTACCTCCGCCATTAGCATTATATAAGAATGAGTAGTCCTTTTTACGTATATAGAATTCTTGATTTAGTTCATCATCATGAACGGCCAACCACATATTTATTACTCCTTCTCCTCCGAGACAGAGTCTGCGATCGGAGATCCGGATAGAAAGCTTAACATCAAgattaatagaaaaaataccAATCAAACAGAGATAGACTTTTCCATAAAGTTCTCGACAACCGCTACTGGTCATATAACTTATGAGACAGTTGATCTTATGGAACACATGTTCAGCTTTCATGATATCTTCTTTCTAGTGTCCGAAAATATCATTGGATATACCAGTCAGAGGTTCGCTGCTATGATCCCATTATTAGCCGATTATGCAGGTATACGAACTtcaaattattgtatttttggTTGGTTTAGAATAAGGTAGGGgcttatagatatataattgtGTTTATGGAAGAAATTTAGTagtcaatattttatattagtctATTACTATGATTCTTATTTATGTTGTTATCTAAGaggttttagtttttatttctatatgaATTATTGTTATCGGCTTATCATGTTTGATTCTTATATCTAGGCACACATGTCCGTGCTGTTCTATCCATACAAGATTTTAACCCTAACGCGACCAACAGGATAGACCTCGAGGAAGCTTTGATGGACCTAGGATCATCAATGAGAGAACCCATTCCGGAGGATGCTGGGGAAGTGTGCTCCATATGTCATGACAGCTTCAGTGGGACGGGGGTTGTAAACTCACTGAGGTGCAACCACGTATATCATCATCATTGCATCGTCAAGTAGTTTCACCATAACCTAAGTTGTCTCACATGCCGTGACACAGATTTCTAAGCTGAAGTTTTTTCTCCTCAACATAATTGAATATTATGTTATCATCCCTCCTTAGATAAAAAATGTTACTTTCTACCATTGCCAGTTACGTTTGattaatcaaatttaatatttaatacatttatgACCTATAAAAGCTCTGGCGCGATTCTATATTAAATACAACCAGATCAATTACCGAATACGGTAgttattatcttaaaattatttaacatgtaaaaaaaactatttaacaGAAAAGTTAGTTATTACCATAAAATCAGTCAAgattttatacatatatgaaGTTTCAAGAAATAAAGTATGAAACaactttatacatatatttttacccccaaaaaaaactttatgcTATACTACACTTGATTcgtgttttcaaaatatatatttttctggaattaaaaaaaattaatatgaatttatatataagatactGTAAAGATATGGATACATTTATCagaaccaaaaacaaaaccaaaattgaactaaattcataaataaacaaacatatCATATATCTCTATagtacaaaaacaaatctacccttaaaaaatattgcaataaAAAACCGTTAAATAACAAAAAGTAACAAATacataaaagcaaaaaaaaataaaaacacaaaccgcgcgtagcgcggtTCAAAAAtctagtaaaaatataataatataaaaaagtaaattgAAGAAGCTGttaatgtatttgaaatagaCTAGAAGTTCCATTAAGTGGTATAGCAAATTGAAGGTTACATACAACACGTTTTATAAGTCCctaacagaaaagaaaaaaagaacaaagatCAGCATAATATGTATGCAcacattccaaaaaaaaacgtaaaaaaaaaaacaaaaactttagcTATCTATATGGTAAGAAGTTCCTTTTGAAGAGTGTTAACCTAAGAGTGTTAACCTTCTCTCAGAACTTGAAGACAAGCATAAACAGACATACACACATAATTCGCTCAAGTTCTTGGTTTGGATTACCCGACAAAGAAGTGTAAAGCTGGCTGTTCTTGGTCTAAATTCAAGAGAGCGCCTTCGTTCTCCTTCAAGATTGAACCTAAGATCTCTCTTAAGAGATCAGGTAACTGAGCAAATAGCCACAACACTCCCAGATATTTAAGTATCCCACGCAAAACTTTTTTAAGAGCCACAAGAGGAACCCATCCTCCACCATATCCACCATCATCACCTAAACCGCTGATAATCGCTGGGTTTAACTCGCCACTCACATGTGCCGCTGGCACACCACTCCCTGGTGGTCTACGTACAGACAACCCTGAAGCAACACTGCCAACAACACGACTCATCACGGCTCTTGACATTGCACTAGAGGCGGTAAACTTAGCTCTGTTCCCACCGCTCCAATTTGGGTTTGCACTGTTCAGATTCGTTCTAAACCGTTCAGTTCTTGAGCGACGTGCTCCATGATGAAAGGTCTGAACTGAGGACACGGCAAGGAGCCTCCGACAGAAGCACACACCCTTGGGTGGAGTTGCTGGCTGCAACCAGACTTGATCTCCAGCGAGCATCTCATGTCCACTCAAGTAGTTTGGAAGGTACAAGTACCTCCAGCTTTCTCAGTGCTGGTTTGTGTTGACGCTCGTCCAAGGAGCACTGCATCCCCACATCGCCTACACACTTTGGCAGGCGGCTGATAAGAGCCTGTCACTGTCAGCAAAATCTCGACAGCAGAGGGAACGTCGTAGACAGGAGCACGAGCTTGCTGTAgaacaaacaacaaaaagacCACATCAAAGTACATTCAGTTTCATTCCCTGTCTGCAAAACCAATCCCACGACACGACCTCAAAACCCATATCCGATCTCTCCAAATTCAACAAAGCTTCCAACTTTCAATGAACCCACAAACCCCACAAcgtaaaaaacaaaacaaaaaaatttaacaaaccTGCTTACACCAGTTGGCGAGCGCATTGAGCCGAAGCATCCGCTGCTGAGTCTTGACGATGTACTTAAGGAGGCTAACCTTCTCATCAGTATCAGAAAGCTCCCGAGACTTTGCATTTTCAACGACTTCCTTGAGCGATAGGAACGATTCATCCGCCGTTCGACCAACCAGAGCCGAGAAATCCACCGTCTGTTGCCCTAACTCCGCCATCGCGGACGCAGTACGATTCAGAAACTTGTGTGAGATCGTACGATTACAaaaatttaggttttttttttttacctccgCTCTCAGTTACCGGATTTGATTCGgacaagggagagagagagagagaaatctgTTTCAATGTGGGTGGGTCCCTTATCTATCCACGTAAGTAGCAAGTCACCGTTTTGACTAGGAAAGTTACATTAAGCTAGTTATTTTGCTACGTAACTTACCCCCCAAATAAGtgttgtttttattgtttttcaaatttcttaAATGCATAAATCAACAATGTAGCGTTGTTATTTCACTTATTTGTCATTTTCTTCatagagaaaataaaactaTCTTATACATAAGCTTTTTAgtattaacatataattaaatatatcataaataaaaagttcaaaaaatatatatcataagtAACCTGAAACTACATTAGACacttatcaaaaattttaaataccaaatcacagttatatatatatatatatatatatatatataacatatataaaacctcaaattgaattataatttccccaaacaaaaataaatttagaaaaacgTAATCTCCAATTTATCTTGAATGTAACCACCAATCTTATgttgataattaatattaaaaactttataaCTGATACTTATCGATCGAAGTTAAATTGGACATTATGCGTTATAAAATAGTGAACTTATAATATATCTTTGTAGCATACATTGAGTTTTTAATCTTTCTACacgaaatataaaattcaaacaCAAAATCATGATAAAAGGTAAAAAAGTTTCCGTTTGTGACAATATTGATATTAGTTTATGTATTTGTTAGCAGCACCAAGACAGAATATCTGGGCTATTTACCGATAAGCTTCGGTAATG is part of the Raphanus sativus cultivar WK10039 chromosome 5, ASM80110v3, whole genome shotgun sequence genome and harbors:
- the LOC108838882 gene encoding mediator of RNA polymerase II transcription subunit 14 isoform X1, whose translation is MLAGDQVWLQPATPPKGVCFCRRLLAVSSVQTFHHGARRSRTERFRTNLNSANPNWSGGNRAKFTASSAMSRAVMSRVVGSVASGLSVRRPPGSGVPAAHVSGELNPAIISGLGDDGGYGGGWVPLVALKKVLRGILKYLGVLWLFAQLPDLLREILGSILKENEGALLNLDQEQPALHFFVG
- the LOC108838882 gene encoding mediator of RNA polymerase II transcription subunit 14 isoform X2, which produces MAELGQQTVDFSALVGRTADESFLSLKEVVENAKSRELSDTDEKVSLLKYIVKTQQRMLRLNALANWCKQQARAPVYDVPSAVEILLTVTGSYQPPAKVCRRCGDAVLLGRASTQTSTEKAGGTCTFQTT